Part of the uncultured Fibrobacter sp. genome, TTCCAAAAACGTTTGCCTGTGGATGCCCCTTTTTGAAATCTACCTGTTCTGGCGTGTGCTGAAGGTTGTTTATAGGGAAGACGATCCGAAACCGGAGCAGAAGCCCAAGACGGATAAGGATAAACCGGACGAAAAGGCGAAGCATGTCGTCAAGGAAGCCATTAAGAGGAAAATTACCCGTTTTACGCTATCGTCTGCGGAACGCGAACTCTATTCGTTGATTGGACTTTTGTCGGTGAAAAAGGAAATAGTCTCGCTCAAGAATATGATTCTTGCGCAAAACAAGCGTGTGGATGCGGGGCTTCCGTCGGTGCCGATGTCTTACCACTGCGTCTTTACGGGAAACCCCGGTACGGGAAAGACGACCGTGGCGCGTATTGTGGCGCAGATTTACAAGGATCTTGGTGTTCTTGAAAAGGGACACTTGGTGGAATGTGACCGTTCGTCCCTGGTGGCCGGCTATGCCGGACAGACGGCGATTAAGACCAATGAAGTCATCGACAGTGCCTTGGATGGTGTTCTGTTCATTGACGAAGCATATACGCTCGCCCGTAGCGACGGCCAGGGGCAGGATGCGTTTGGCCAAGAGGCGATTGATACTCTCCTAAAGAGAATGGAAGATGACCGTAAGCGCCTGGTGGTGATTGTGGCGGGTTACACGGATGAAATGAAGACGTTCATTAACAGTAACCCCGGCTTGTCGTCCCGCTTTAACCGCTATATTGAATTTGCCGATTATAGCGTTAGTGAACTTTATGAAATTTTCAAGCGTCTGGCTGAAAAGCAGAAATTGGTGCTGTCGCCTGAATTCGAGAATTGCCTAAAGGCGTTGCTCACGCATATTGTTTCGAAGGGTGACCGCACGTTCGGCAATGGTCGTGGGATTCGTAATTTGTACGAAAAGACCTTGGTGAATCAGGCGAACCGTTTGGCGAAAAAGGAATATGACGTGGCGGAGTTGATGAAACTCCTGCCCGAAGACTTGCCGAGCGATTACTAAAGCGATTTTATCCAATCTTTTGTCCAACGTTGTCATGCCCGACTTGATCGGGCATCTTTCGTTTGGATGAAATTTTTAGAAGGATTCGCGCAAGTCGATGGTGATTCCGATGTGCTTGCCGTCTACAAGCGAAAGGTCTCCGCGGGCGTGCAACTTTTCGCTACGGTTGAGCGCGAGGCGCCCGCCAAAGCCCACCGAGTAATGTATTTGTCGCTTGAAAAGTTCGCTGAAGTACGGCGCCGATTGCAAGGCTTCACCAAAGATGACTCCGGCGAATCGCCAGAAGAGCGGTCGGCGAAATTCCATCTGCCAAATCAGTGTCTGCGTGTCGCTCCAGATGCCGGATTCTACACCGCGGAATCTCTTGGTGCCATCAGGACCGGCGAGGCAGCCGAGCGGGACGTTGTCACCACGGCTCTGCCTTGCGTAAAGTCCGAGTGCAATGGAGGTTTCCCAGAAAAGGGGAGAGTAGAGTCTTGCGTCGAACGTTTCGGTATGGTAGCTGAAGTCTCCGCCGAAAAAGACTTCTTCGAAACTCAGGTAGTAGCCTTTGGTGGGCCAGTTGTTGTTGTCCTTGCGGTCGAAAACAAGCAGGTAGCCACCGCCTAGGTAAAAACCGTCTTGGTAATTCTTGGGAATGTCTTCGCCAAGTTCGTTGTCGCGGGCTTCGCCTTCAAGAATAGGGCCGTAGCGGAAGGGAATTCCCTGCGGAATGCCGAAGTTCATTTCGAAGGGGATGCGCCCGTAGACAAAGGTGCTCTTGTATTCGTCGATTCGTTCAAAGTCACCGCGTGCGCCGCGTTCGAAAAGCGAATATTGCCATTTGTTCAGGTTCAGCTTTGCTGGAATGTGCAGGTGATCGCCGAGCAGCCACATGTTCGGGGCATACTGGAACTGGAATTGTCCGCGCGTCGTTCCGCGTGCGATAAAGTCCATCGACGAAATATTTTTGCCGTCCTGGAACGGCTTGAAAAATAGGACGAAGACTGCACCGTATTGGATTTTTGTTTCTTCGGTGTAGGCGCCGAAAGGCAGTACCGAGAATCGCTGGAAGTTGTCGTTGGTTGCCGTGTCGCTAGAAACGGCCGTGCTGTCTGCGGCGTGCGCAAAAACGGAAAGCGCAAGGCACACGATAATAGTGTTGAACAACTTCATATGCCACAAGTATAGTAAACATTTTTTGTTATATTTAAGGAAAGAACTATTTATCCCAACAATTTATAACCTCTCACCTCAAAGGACCTTTGGTCCGCGCTCACACCTCGAAGCGAAGCGAGCAAATATGGCCGAACAGAATAAAGCAGAAAAATTCGTTTTCTACATGTACAAAATGACCAAGTCCTATCCGCCTAACAAAGAGGTGCTGAAGGACATTTCTTTGAGCTTCTACTATGGCGCAAAGATTGGTATTATCGGCCAGAACGGTGCCGGTAAGTCGACGCTCCTCCGCATTATGGCGGGCATCGACAAGGAATTCCAGGGCGAAGCTTGGATTGAACCGGGCCGCACCGCAGGCTACTTGCCGCAGGAACCGCAGCTTGACCCGAACTTGACCGTCAAGGAAAACGTGATGCAGGCCGTCGCTAAAAAGCAGGCTGTGCTTGACCGCTTCAACGAAATTTCCATGAAGTTCGCAGAACCCATGGAAGACGACGAGATGAACAAGCTCCTCGACGAACAGGCGAAGCTCCAGGACATTATCGACGCGCAGGACTTGTGGAGCCTCGACCGCAATATCGAAATTGCAATGGATGCTCTCCGCTGCCCGCCGGGCGACTGGCCGGTCACAAACCTCTCTGGCGGAGAAAAACGCCGCGTGGCTCTCTGCCGCTTGCTCCTCGAAGAACCGGATTTGTTGCTCCTTGACGAACCGACGAACCACCTGGATGCCGAAACGGTTGCTTGGCTCGAACGCCACCTCCGCGAATACAAGGGCTCCGTGATTCTGGTGACCCATGACCGTTACTTCCTTGACAACGTAACGAACTGGATCTTGGAAATTGACCGCGGTCGCGGCATTCCTTGGGAAGGCAATTACGCCCAGTGGCTTGACCAGAAGCTTGAACGCATGAAGAACGAAGAAAAGGGCGAATCTGATCGTCAGAAGCGCCTCGCTCGCGAACAGGAATGGGTGAAGGCTTCTCCGAAGGCGCGCCAGGCCAAGAGTAAGGCTCGTCTCAAAGCTTACGAAGACTTGCTTGCCGAAGATTCTCGCGAACAGATCAAGGTGGCCCAGATTCACATCGCAAACGGCAAGCGCCTTGGCGATATCGTGATTCAGGCGGAACACCTGCAGAAGGCCTTTGGCGACAAGGTACTCTTCGATGATTTGAATTTCAGCTTGCCGCGTTCGGGTATCGTGGGTATTATCGGTCCGAACGGTGCGGGTAAGACGACTTTGTTCAAGATGATTATGGGTCAGGAAAAGCCCGATGGCGGTACGCTCAAGATTGGCGAGACTGTGGAAATCATCAGCATGGAACAGGGCCGCGAAAGCCTCGATGACACCAAGACCGTGTGGGAAGAAATTACCGGCGGTAACGACGAAATTATGGTGGGTGACCGCAAGATGAACGGTCGCGCCTACTGCGGACTCTTCAACTTTACGGGTGCTGCCCAGCAGAAAAAGCTCACTGCCCTTTCGGGCGGTGAACGCAACCGCGTGCTCATGGCGAAGAACCTGCAGAAGCCGGGCAACGTGCTGTTCCTTGACGAACCGACCAACGACCTCGATATCGAAACTCTGCAGGCTCTGGAACAGGCTATCCTCAAGTTCGCGGGTTGCGCCGTGATTATCTCGCATGACCGCTGGTTCCTCGACCGTATCGCAACCCACATCCTCGCTTACGAAGGCGATTCGAAGGTGGTGTGGTTCGAAGGCAACTGGAGCGAATACGAAGCCGATCGCCGCAAGCGCCTCGGTGAAGATGCCGACAATCCGAAGCCCATCAAGTACAAGACTCTTACGAGGCAATAAGGCTTGCCTTATCGCCTCAGAGGGCTGTTGACTGAAATTCTTGGAATATTCTCCCCGGCTAAGGTCACTGAGCTTGTCGAAGTGAGCCGGGGATACTTTTAAATAATATTTAAAACAACTTGACAATGCAATAGTTTTTATCTATATTTTTTCCTACCAAACAAATAGGAAATAACCTACAAAGAATTTTAATAGGAGGCCGATCCACATGACTCTACAACAATTACGTTATGCCATCGGCATTGCAGAAACCGGTTCCTTTAACAAGGCCGCCGAAAAGCTTTATATTTCGCAGCCGTCGCTGACTGCCGCCATCAAGGATCTTGAAGATGAACTGAACATCCTCATCTTCAATCGTACCAGCCGCGGAGTCAAGCTCACTAACGAAGGCGAAGAATTCATTTCGTACGCCCGCGAACTTTACCATCACTACGAAACGGTGCTGGACAAGTACGGCAAAATCGGCAAGCGTAAAAAGAAATTCGGCGTCTCGACGCAGCATTATTCTTTTGCGGTCAAGAGCTTTGTCGAAACGGTCAAGCTCTTTGATACCGACAAGTACGAATTCGCCATTCGCGAAACCCGCACCAAAGAAGTCATCGAAGACGTGGCCTCGTTCAAGAGCGATATCGGTATCCTTTACCTGAGCGATTTCAACCGCAAGGTTATCATGAACTTGCTGAATGCCCGCGACCTCGCGTTCCATAAACTCATTGACTGTAAGGCCTATGTGTACTTGTGGAAGGGGCATCCGCTTGCCAACAACAAGTTCATTACGCTCGATGAACTGGCCGAATACCCGTGCCTTTCTTTTGAACAGGGCGACAACAGCTCGTTCTATTTTGCCGAAGAAATCTTGAGTACAAACGAATATAAGCGAACCATCAAGGCGAACGACCGTGCCACCATGCTGAACTTGATGATCGGCCTGAACGGTTATACGCTCTGCTCCGGCATTATCTGCGAAGAATTGAACGGTTCCGATTACTTGGCGGTGCCCTTCAAGGACAAGAGCGAAGAATCGCGCCGCGTCATGGAAATCGGCTACATTTCGAAGCGCAACATGTTGCTTGGCCTGGTGGGCGAGCGCTATGTCGAAGAGTTGCAACGCTACCTGGCGACCTGCTCTTCGTAATAGCCTTAATCTATAACAAAATATTAAAAAGAAGTATTAAACTATTCCTTGTGTTCTAGGGCGTGCTTTTTTATCTTTGGCACGTCCTTAGAATTTTAGGAGGCGTATTGTGGAAAAACGCACGAATCTTTTAACGAATGGTGTCATCTGGTTTGGGGTGGCAATCTCGGTTTCTGAAATCGAGGCAGGTATTGAAATCGGCGCGGCATCCTCTTACGATTCCGTTTGGCTCCCGCTGATTTTGGGCCATGTCCTGGGCGGCATCTTGCTGTTTTTCGTGGGTCTCATCGGTGCCCGTGTCCGCCTGAACGCCATGGAAACGACAGCGTCTGTTTACGGCTCTTACGGTTCCAAGTTCTTTGCCTCGCTGAACCTGTTCCAGTTAATTGCATGGATTGCCGTGCTGAATGCGCAGGGGGCCTCGGTGTTGGCGGGCCTCAATCTCCCGATTTCTTTCCCGCTCACTTGCGTGATTCTTGCGGTGCTGATTGCCATTTGGGTCTTTGTTGGGCTCCGCCGTTTTGCGAAAGTCACGACGGTCGTGATGGCGGTTCTGACGGTGCTCCTGATTGTGCTGACGGCCAAGTTGTTCGGTGTCGGAACTTCGGGCGCGCCTGCCGCAGAACATGCGCTTAGCTTCTGGAATATCTTTGAAATTTCGATGGCGCTTCCGCTTTCCTGGTTGCCGGTGATTTCGGACTACACCAAGGATGTCGAAAAGCCGACGTGTGCTACGGCGGTTTCTGCGATTGCGTACTCGGTGGCAAGTTTCTGGATGTACTTTATCGGGCTTCAGATTGCAACGGCCGGAGTTGGTAACGATATCGCCCGCGCCATTCTGCTAGCGGGCCTTGGAATTCCGGGAATCATTATCGTTGTGCTTTCGACCGTGACCACCAACTTCTTGGCGGCGAACTCTGCCGGCGAATCGGCCAAGGCCATTGTCCACAAGTTGAATCCGAAAATCACGGGTGTCGTGGTCAGCGGTATCAGCGCGGTCCTTGCCATTTCGGGTATTATGGATCATTACATCGGATTCCTTTACTTGATCGCTTCGGTGTTTGCGCCCATGGCGGCCGTACTCCTGGTTTCGTTCTTCTTGGCGAAAAATCACCAGGTGGGTCACAAGTACTGGATTTTGAACTTGTTCGCATGGTTGGTTGGCTTTGCCGTTTACCAAGTCACGTCGCACATGGATTCTGTAATACTTGGCCCTACGCTTCTTTCTATCCTGGCATCGGCCATAATTTCCTATCTTTTCTCTAAGGCCTTGACTTTGAAGCCTAAGGGAAATTCATGAGCGAAGACATTTTAGCCAAAATCGTACGTATGCGCCGCGAAGATATTTCGCGGTTGGGTCTGAATTTCGGAATCGAGATTCCCGAAAAGCGCCGTGGCGGCCATACCGAATTTCTCGGGAACGCCGGGGCGATTCTTGAAGTCAAGCGAGCATC contains:
- a CDS encoding AAA family ATPase — protein: MRAIKVILGLISASTLGVVAGLMGIIPFYPVSWGFSAAMGFFSIVQIIYFLMIDEAEMECALRKKEMIGFCSLSTVVALILYSMNTDLPAPDVTISLSKNVCLWMPLFEIYLFWRVLKVVYREDDPKPEQKPKTDKDKPDEKAKHVVKEAIKRKITRFTLSSAERELYSLIGLLSVKKEIVSLKNMILAQNKRVDAGLPSVPMSYHCVFTGNPGTGKTTVARIVAQIYKDLGVLEKGHLVECDRSSLVAGYAGQTAIKTNEVIDSALDGVLFIDEAYTLARSDGQGQDAFGQEAIDTLLKRMEDDRKRLVVIVAGYTDEMKTFINSNPGLSSRFNRYIEFADYSVSELYEIFKRLAEKQKLVLSPEFENCLKALLTHIVSKGDRTFGNGRGIRNLYEKTLVNQANRLAKKEYDVAELMKLLPEDLPSDY
- a CDS encoding BamA/TamA family outer membrane protein, with product MKLFNTIIVCLALSVFAHAADSTAVSSDTATNDNFQRFSVLPFGAYTEETKIQYGAVFVLFFKPFQDGKNISSMDFIARGTTRGQFQFQYAPNMWLLGDHLHIPAKLNLNKWQYSLFERGARGDFERIDEYKSTFVYGRIPFEMNFGIPQGIPFRYGPILEGEARDNELGEDIPKNYQDGFYLGGGYLLVFDRKDNNNWPTKGYYLSFEEVFFGGDFSYHTETFDARLYSPLFWETSIALGLYARQSRGDNVPLGCLAGPDGTKRFRGVESGIWSDTQTLIWQMEFRRPLFWRFAGVIFGEALQSAPYFSELFKRQIHYSVGFGGRLALNRSEKLHARGDLSLVDGKHIGITIDLRESF
- the ettA gene encoding energy-dependent translational throttle protein EttA, which produces MAEQNKAEKFVFYMYKMTKSYPPNKEVLKDISLSFYYGAKIGIIGQNGAGKSTLLRIMAGIDKEFQGEAWIEPGRTAGYLPQEPQLDPNLTVKENVMQAVAKKQAVLDRFNEISMKFAEPMEDDEMNKLLDEQAKLQDIIDAQDLWSLDRNIEIAMDALRCPPGDWPVTNLSGGEKRRVALCRLLLEEPDLLLLDEPTNHLDAETVAWLERHLREYKGSVILVTHDRYFLDNVTNWILEIDRGRGIPWEGNYAQWLDQKLERMKNEEKGESDRQKRLAREQEWVKASPKARQAKSKARLKAYEDLLAEDSREQIKVAQIHIANGKRLGDIVIQAEHLQKAFGDKVLFDDLNFSLPRSGIVGIIGPNGAGKTTLFKMIMGQEKPDGGTLKIGETVEIISMEQGRESLDDTKTVWEEITGGNDEIMVGDRKMNGRAYCGLFNFTGAAQQKKLTALSGGERNRVLMAKNLQKPGNVLFLDEPTNDLDIETLQALEQAILKFAGCAVIISHDRWFLDRIATHILAYEGDSKVVWFEGNWSEYEADRRKRLGEDADNPKPIKYKTLTRQ
- a CDS encoding LysR family transcriptional regulator produces the protein MTLQQLRYAIGIAETGSFNKAAEKLYISQPSLTAAIKDLEDELNILIFNRTSRGVKLTNEGEEFISYARELYHHYETVLDKYGKIGKRKKKFGVSTQHYSFAVKSFVETVKLFDTDKYEFAIRETRTKEVIEDVASFKSDIGILYLSDFNRKVIMNLLNARDLAFHKLIDCKAYVYLWKGHPLANNKFITLDELAEYPCLSFEQGDNSSFYFAEEILSTNEYKRTIKANDRATMLNLMIGLNGYTLCSGIICEELNGSDYLAVPFKDKSEESRRVMEIGYISKRNMLLGLVGERYVEELQRYLATCSS
- a CDS encoding cytosine permease — its product is MEKRTNLLTNGVIWFGVAISVSEIEAGIEIGAASSYDSVWLPLILGHVLGGILLFFVGLIGARVRLNAMETTASVYGSYGSKFFASLNLFQLIAWIAVLNAQGASVLAGLNLPISFPLTCVILAVLIAIWVFVGLRRFAKVTTVVMAVLTVLLIVLTAKLFGVGTSGAPAAEHALSFWNIFEISMALPLSWLPVISDYTKDVEKPTCATAVSAIAYSVASFWMYFIGLQIATAGVGNDIARAILLAGLGIPGIIIVVLSTVTTNFLAANSAGESAKAIVHKLNPKITGVVVSGISAVLAISGIMDHYIGFLYLIASVFAPMAAVLLVSFFLAKNHQVGHKYWILNLFAWLVGFAVYQVTSHMDSVILGPTLLSILASAIISYLFSKALTLKPKGNS